In one window of Drosophila mauritiana strain mau12 chromosome X, ASM438214v1, whole genome shotgun sequence DNA:
- the LOC117146908 gene encoding ubiquitin carboxyl-terminal hydrolase isozyme L5: protein MDTDNPGQATVEAVTTKGATAANNWCLIESDPGVFTEMISGFGCTGAQVEEIWSMNADAFRHLEPIHGLIFLFKWLDNMPAGRVVTDRSDIFFARQVVTNACATQALISLLLNLQHEDIDLGQTLSELKIFCQDLCPECRGQCLAKEEKIRKVHNSFARPQLFVVEDSADSEDVDCYHFVGFMPIKGKLYELDGMKEGPIELGEIGQQQNWLDVVRPIIEGRMERYSGGEIHFNLMALVSDRQRCYERQIQMLVELASPLSYADCQAEIATLISFVKLEKEKKRRYRKENIRRRHNYLPFIVELLKQLGETGQLLAICDKAKDRSCPSKSNKDTMDQQPQ, encoded by the coding sequence ATGGACACAGACAATCCTGGACAAGCAACCGTCGAGGCGGTCACCACCAAAGGGGCAACCGCCGCAAACAACTGGTGCCTGATTGAAAGCGATCCGGGGGTCTTCACCGAGATGATTAGTGGTTTTGGCTGCACGGGTGCCCAGGTGGAGGAGATCTGGTCCATGAATGCGGACGCCTTTCGTCACCTGGAGCCCATCCATGGTCTGATCTTTCTGTTCAAATGGCTGGACAACATGCCCGCTGGTCGCGTGGTCACGGATAGGAGTGACATCTTCTTTGCTCGCCAGGTGGTAACGAATGCCTGTGCCACGCAGGCTCTTATCTCCCTGCTGCTCAATCTCCAGCATGAAGACATCGATTTGGGTCAAACTTTGAGCGAATTGAAGATCTTCTGCCAGGATCTGTGTCCGGAATGCCGTGGACAATGCTTGGCCAAAGAGGAAAAGATCCGTAAGGTACACAATTCCTTTGCTCGACCCCAACTCTTTGTGGTTGAAGACAGTGCGGATTCGGAAGACGTAGATTGTTACCACTTTGTGGGCTTTATGCCAATAAAAGGCAAACTTTACGAATTGGACGGAATGAAAGAGGGTCCCATCGAGCTTGGCGAGATCGGCCAGCAACAGAACTGGCTGGATGTGGTCAGACCGATTATTGAGGGACGCATGGAGCGCTACAGCGGCGGAGAGATCCACTTCAATCTGATGGCCCTGGTCTCGGATCGTCAGCGATGCTACGAGCGGCAGATCCAAATGCTGGTCGAACTAGCATCGCCGCTAAGCTACGCGGATTGTCAGGCGGAGATCGCCACCCTTATATCGTTTGTGAAACTCGAGAAGGAGAAGAAGCGCCGCTACCGCAAGGAGAACATTCGTCGCCGCCACAATTATCTGCCATTCATCGTTGAGCTACTGAAGCAGCTGGGCGAGACTGGCCAATTGTTGGCCATTTGCGACAAGGCCAAGGATCGGTCTTGTCCATCTAAGTCGAACAAAGACACTATGGACCAGCAACCTCAATAA